The Parashewanella spongiae genome has a window encoding:
- the metF gene encoding methylenetetrahydrofolate reductase has product MSYHAQHSNTLNQGLSELKGDINVSFEFFPPSTPEMEKTLWKSVRRLEPLNPKFVSVTYGANSGVRDRTHSVIERIQQETKLTAAPHLTLIDACDDDLKLIAAQYWSSGVKDIVALRGDVPAGEASPQRYAADLVSLLRSVADFDISVAAYPETHPEAKNAQSDLINLKRKVDAGANRAITQFFFDIETYLRFRDRCVATGIEAEIVPGILPVTNFTQLKRFANQTNVTLPNWLHQQFSGLENDAETRQLVGANVAIDMVKVLAREGVKDFHFYTLNRAELTYAICHTLGVRGEA; this is encoded by the coding sequence ATGTCATATCATGCACAGCACTCTAATACTTTGAATCAAGGGTTGTCAGAGTTAAAAGGTGACATTAACGTTTCCTTTGAGTTTTTCCCCCCTTCAACGCCTGAGATGGAAAAAACCTTGTGGAAGTCTGTGCGTAGGCTTGAACCACTCAATCCTAAATTTGTGTCGGTCACCTATGGTGCAAACTCAGGTGTGCGTGATCGTACTCACAGTGTTATTGAACGCATACAGCAGGAGACAAAGCTAACAGCCGCCCCTCATTTAACCTTGATTGACGCTTGTGATGATGATCTTAAGTTAATAGCCGCTCAGTACTGGAGCTCTGGTGTTAAAGATATTGTGGCATTACGTGGTGATGTACCCGCAGGAGAGGCTAGCCCTCAACGTTACGCCGCTGATTTAGTGAGTTTATTAAGGTCAGTGGCTGATTTTGATATCTCAGTGGCCGCCTACCCTGAAACGCATCCTGAAGCGAAAAATGCACAATCAGATTTAATTAATTTAAAACGTAAAGTGGATGCGGGGGCTAATCGTGCGATTACCCAGTTTTTCTTTGATATTGAAACCTACCTAAGATTTCGAGACCGATGCGTAGCGACGGGGATTGAAGCTGAAATTGTCCCGGGTATTTTACCCGTGACTAATTTCACTCAATTAAAGCGTTTTGCCAACCAAACGAATGTTACATTGCCAAATTGGCTACACCAGCAGTTTAGTGGTCTTGAGAATGATGCCGAAACTAGGCAGTTAGTTGGGGCTAATGTAGCCATTGATATGGTGAAAGTGTTAGCGCGAGAAGGTGTAAAGGATTTCCATTTTTATACCTTAAACCGCGCAGAATTAACCTACGCGATTTGTCATACGTTAGGGGTAAGAGGAGAAGCTTGA
- the hemB gene encoding porphobilinogen synthase: MSINTGSFPQRRMRRMRKHDFSRRLMAENQLTVNDLIYPMFVLEGENRTEDVASMPGIKRFSIDLLLKEAAELVELGIPLIALFPVTPADKKSLLAEESYNPNGLVQTAIKALKKAFPELGIMTDVALDPFTTHGQDGIIDDEGYILNDITTDILIKQALSHADAGADMVGPSDMMDGRIGAIRNALESARHVNTQIMAYSAKYSSNYYGPFRDAVGSSGNLKGGNKHSYQMDPANSDEALHEVAMDIREGADMVMVKPGMPYLDIVHRVKAELKVPTFAYQVSGEYAMHMAAIQNGWLSEQQIVMESLLCFKRAGADGILTYFAKTVAQWLQKDKI, translated from the coding sequence GTGAGTATTAATACAGGTTCATTTCCACAACGCAGAATGCGTCGAATGCGTAAACATGACTTCAGTCGCCGGTTAATGGCCGAAAACCAGTTAACGGTTAATGATCTGATCTACCCCATGTTCGTACTCGAAGGCGAAAACCGCACTGAAGATGTTGCATCAATGCCCGGCATCAAACGTTTCAGTATCGACTTATTATTAAAAGAAGCCGCTGAACTGGTCGAGCTGGGTATCCCACTGATTGCTCTCTTTCCTGTTACTCCTGCTGATAAAAAATCGCTACTCGCTGAAGAGTCTTATAATCCCAATGGATTAGTACAGACAGCCATAAAAGCGCTAAAAAAAGCCTTTCCAGAGCTTGGCATCATGACGGATGTCGCACTTGATCCTTTTACTACTCATGGTCAAGACGGCATCATTGATGATGAAGGCTATATTTTAAATGATATCACCACGGACATTTTAATTAAGCAAGCACTATCCCACGCTGATGCTGGTGCCGACATGGTTGGCCCATCCGATATGATGGATGGCCGCATTGGCGCTATTCGTAATGCATTAGAATCGGCCAGACACGTCAATACCCAAATCATGGCTTATTCGGCAAAGTACTCATCAAATTATTATGGCCCTTTCCGTGATGCCGTTGGCTCGTCAGGTAACCTTAAAGGTGGCAATAAGCACAGCTACCAAATGGATCCTGCTAATAGTGATGAAGCCCTTCACGAAGTTGCTATGGACATTCGAGAAGGCGCCGATATGGTAATGGTTAAGCCGGGTATGCCTTATCTTGATATTGTTCACCGCGTTAAAGCGGAACTTAAAGTACCAACTTTCGCTTACCAAGTCAGTGGTGAATACGCCATGCACATGGCCGCGATACAAAATGGCTGGTTGAGTGAACAGCAAATTGTGATGGAATCACTCTTGTGCTTTAAACGTGCTGGAGCTGACGGGATCCTGACTTACTTCGCAAAAACCGTTGCGCAGTGGCTACAAAAAGATAAAATTTAA
- a CDS encoding sensor domain-containing diguanylate cyclase yields MNRIAHWLIIFTLLLIGCNQAFAENIIPLQVSDQNKLDLSTSTYVLKKQNITEVKHVLAESDIYWRQLQPADSKMIGAHNFWLQVELVTSSPSVSRFLEINNPHLDQIKIYHFINGELADKTILGDSLPFSQRLFNANSFYYPINIVAGQTQLLLIKIDTQGSAHLPLTLWSDKALLEHKDSQLIIDGMQLGTLLGIGCFSLFFAFASRSYSYGYYSGYVLCMTLIIATLNGYAFQYLWPKWPSLQQSVMTIILPLALAFALLLTEKILHLRNQNVHMLRFCRYGASIAVFLSGLSFLISYELALLIDLNTIIAVSIALMVLTSIQAYKGHKLAKLYAFGWGLMVIGACMTCLSYLGVLAFEYSPQTPMMVGLTLEIAVMSVILAIRYNDERKSKMRIQQKALVQAERIRKARESALTAETKSNAKLERMVQERTLELEMAYRELNEAHDKLKEQTTIDTLTGVKNRSAFDKKLAAESKLSRRQMTPIAVMMLDIDRFKLINDTYGHLAGDLALKAIATAIKDELKRPADIVSRYGGEEFAIILPTTDMPGALALADRIRKSIKSLRIEWQQQRISLTVSIGVSSAIITDDAHAMKLLEQADKALYFAKSSGRDQVQEYSVRFNATAV; encoded by the coding sequence ATGAACCGAATCGCTCATTGGCTGATCATTTTTACATTACTGCTTATTGGTTGTAATCAAGCCTTCGCTGAAAATATTATTCCACTGCAAGTATCCGATCAAAATAAACTTGATTTAAGTACATCCACCTATGTATTAAAAAAACAAAATATTACTGAGGTTAAACATGTGCTTGCGGAATCTGATATCTATTGGCGTCAATTGCAACCTGCAGATTCTAAAATGATTGGAGCGCATAACTTTTGGCTACAAGTTGAGTTGGTTACATCGAGCCCGAGCGTTTCTCGATTTTTAGAGATCAATAATCCTCATTTAGATCAAATAAAAATTTATCACTTTATTAATGGCGAGCTTGCTGACAAAACCATACTGGGTGATTCATTGCCTTTTTCCCAGCGCCTGTTTAATGCTAATAGTTTCTACTACCCAATAAACATCGTCGCGGGGCAAACCCAACTGCTGCTTATTAAAATCGACACCCAAGGCAGCGCTCATTTACCATTGACATTATGGTCTGATAAGGCGCTGTTAGAGCATAAAGACTCGCAATTGATCATAGATGGCATGCAGTTAGGTACACTGCTCGGCATTGGTTGCTTCAGTCTTTTTTTTGCTTTTGCGAGTCGTTCATACAGTTATGGTTATTACTCAGGTTATGTGCTTTGCATGACACTCATTATTGCCACGTTAAATGGTTATGCGTTTCAGTATTTATGGCCGAAATGGCCATCACTTCAACAAAGTGTAATGACAATTATTTTACCACTGGCGCTAGCTTTTGCTCTTTTGTTAACAGAAAAGATTTTGCATTTGCGTAACCAAAACGTACATATGCTTAGGTTTTGTCGTTACGGCGCCAGTATAGCGGTATTTTTAAGTGGTCTATCCTTTTTAATAAGTTATGAATTAGCTTTGCTTATCGATCTTAATACCATTATTGCTGTTTCAATTGCACTTATGGTACTGACAAGCATTCAAGCATATAAAGGACACAAGCTTGCCAAGCTTTATGCTTTCGGTTGGGGATTGATGGTTATTGGCGCTTGCATGACCTGTTTAAGCTATTTAGGGGTGTTAGCCTTTGAATATTCACCACAAACACCAATGATGGTCGGGCTAACTTTAGAAATCGCGGTGATGTCGGTGATCCTCGCCATCCGTTATAACGATGAACGTAAATCCAAAATGCGAATTCAACAAAAAGCTTTAGTTCAAGCTGAACGGATCCGTAAAGCTCGTGAAAGTGCCTTAACCGCAGAAACCAAAAGTAATGCAAAGCTTGAACGTATGGTTCAAGAGCGTACCCTAGAGCTTGAAATGGCCTATCGAGAGCTTAATGAAGCGCATGACAAGCTTAAAGAGCAAACCACAATTGATACGCTTACAGGGGTAAAAAACCGCAGTGCATTCGATAAGAAATTAGCTGCAGAAAGTAAGTTAAGTCGCCGTCAAATGACGCCGATAGCCGTGATGATGTTGGACATTGATCGCTTTAAGCTTATCAACGACACATACGGGCATCTAGCAGGTGATCTTGCCCTTAAAGCCATCGCAACAGCAATAAAAGATGAGCTTAAAAGACCAGCTGATATCGTGTCTCGCTATGGCGGAGAAGAATTTGCCATTATTCTCCCAACAACTGACATGCCGGGTGCTTTAGCCCTTGCTGATAGAATACGAAAAAGCATTAAATCTTTACGTATCGAATGGCAGCAACAGCGTATTTCTTTAACCGTCAGCATTGGAGTCAGTTCTGCAATTATCACGGATGATGCCCATGCAATGAAATTATTAGAGCAAGCCGATAAAGCATTATATTTCGCAAAATCGAGTGGCCGAGATCAAGTTCAAGAGTATTCTGTGCGCTTTAACGCCACTGCGGTATAA
- a CDS encoding TatD family hydrolase — MSQYIDIAVNLVGSPLENQLEQVITEAQAENVCPLIVIGSHIEESQRAIVYCQQRPQHLFTTVGVHPHHASEWTSNSSELLAELASHNNVVAIGECGLDFNRNFSPKAAQLEAFEAQLQLAANLNMPIYMHCRDAHNDFITLVKKYRARLKRAVLHCFTGSYEEMQQCIELDLHLGITGWVCDERRGTELAEVVKHIPSNRIMLETDSPYLLPRNLKPKPKSRTNYPKYLPVIATKIAKLRQEPLEDFSQQCFENTQAFFNLEHHL, encoded by the coding sequence TTGTCACAATATATTGATATTGCCGTTAACTTAGTTGGCAGCCCTCTCGAAAATCAGCTTGAGCAGGTAATTACTGAAGCTCAAGCTGAAAATGTGTGTCCCTTGATTGTTATCGGTAGTCACATTGAAGAAAGCCAACGTGCGATAGTTTATTGTCAACAACGTCCACAACACTTGTTCACTACAGTAGGCGTTCATCCACATCATGCCAGTGAGTGGACGTCAAACAGTAGCGAGCTACTGGCTGAGCTCGCCAGTCATAATAATGTTGTCGCAATCGGTGAGTGTGGTTTAGATTTTAACCGAAACTTTTCCCCCAAAGCGGCTCAGCTTGAAGCCTTTGAAGCTCAACTTCAACTTGCTGCAAACCTAAACATGCCCATCTACATGCATTGCCGTGATGCCCATAATGACTTTATTACTTTAGTAAAAAAGTATCGCGCTCGGCTTAAGCGCGCTGTATTACATTGTTTCACTGGCAGCTATGAAGAGATGCAACAATGCATCGAGTTAGATTTGCATTTGGGTATCACGGGTTGGGTTTGTGATGAACGCCGTGGCACCGAATTGGCTGAAGTTGTCAAACACATTCCATCAAACCGAATAATGCTTGAAACCGACAGCCCTTACCTACTACCCCGTAACCTTAAACCTAAGCCAAAATCACGCACGAATTACCCGAAATATTTACCGGTTATTGCGACAAAGATTGCAAAACTGCGCCAAGAGCCTCTTGAAGATTTTTCACAGCAATGCTTCGAGAATACTCAGGCATTTTTTAACTTAGAGCACCATTTATGA
- the tatC gene encoding twin-arginine translocase subunit TatC, which produces MAQPQTLVSHLLELRNKVLRAVGSVLLVFICLVYWASDIYHYIAIPLMSTLPVNGTMIATDVAAPFFAPFKLTLILSFFIAIPYVLYQIWSFIAPGLYKHEKRLMAPLLFSSTMLFYLGIAFTYYVVFPVVFGFFTSIAPEGVQIATDISSYLNFVLKLFFAFGLTFEIPIAVVLLCWAGVTTVDDLKAKRPYIVVSAFVLGMLLTPPDIISQTMLAIPMLILFESGLLAARFYSSKDDETDKDSENDSNNSIMP; this is translated from the coding sequence ATGGCGCAACCGCAAACCCTAGTCAGTCATTTGCTCGAGCTACGTAACAAAGTATTACGCGCTGTTGGCAGTGTCTTATTAGTCTTTATTTGTCTTGTCTACTGGGCAAGTGATATTTATCATTACATCGCCATACCACTCATGAGTACATTACCAGTCAACGGTACCATGATCGCTACCGATGTGGCCGCTCCTTTTTTCGCGCCCTTTAAACTGACATTAATATTGTCATTTTTTATCGCCATACCTTATGTGTTGTACCAAATATGGTCATTCATCGCCCCCGGTTTATATAAACACGAAAAACGTTTAATGGCTCCTTTGCTCTTTAGTAGCACCATGTTGTTTTACCTCGGCATTGCTTTTACTTATTATGTTGTATTTCCTGTTGTGTTTGGCTTCTTCACCAGTATCGCGCCTGAAGGTGTGCAAATCGCTACCGATATAAGCAGTTACTTAAATTTCGTGCTTAAGTTATTTTTTGCTTTTGGTTTAACCTTCGAAATCCCCATTGCTGTTGTGCTGTTATGTTGGGCAGGTGTTACTACTGTTGACGACTTAAAAGCTAAAAGACCTTATATCGTAGTGAGCGCGTTTGTTCTGGGCATGCTCTTAACGCCTCCAGACATCATTTCACAAACCATGCTCGCCATCCCGATGCTCATTTTATTCGAAAGCGGGTTGTTAGCCGCACGTTTTTATTCATCAAAAGACGATGAAACAGATAAGGACTCGGAAAACGACTCAAATAACAGTATCATGCCGTAA
- the tatB gene encoding Sec-independent protein translocase protein TatB: MFDGIGFMELLLIGIIGLVVLGPERLPVAVRTVTGWIRAMKRMANSVKEELEQELNIEQLHKDLKEAESKGLSGLSPELQESIDQLKQAAESVNRPYKVDAGSTEEANKDKSTPAIESSANTDKNVESHVKP, from the coding sequence ATGTTTGATGGCATCGGCTTTATGGAATTGCTGCTGATAGGCATCATTGGGCTTGTAGTTTTGGGCCCTGAACGCCTGCCAGTTGCAGTACGTACCGTAACAGGGTGGATCCGTGCGATGAAACGCATGGCGAACTCTGTCAAAGAAGAACTTGAACAAGAGTTGAATATTGAACAGCTGCATAAAGATCTAAAAGAAGCTGAAAGTAAAGGTTTATCAGGATTATCTCCAGAGTTACAAGAATCCATTGACCAACTCAAGCAAGCCGCTGAATCGGTAAATCGTCCTTATAAAGTGGATGCTGGCTCAACTGAAGAGGCTAACAAAGATAAAAGTACTCCGGCCATTGAGTCATCAGCTAACACCGATAAAAATGTCGAATCACACGTTAAGCCTTAA
- the tatA gene encoding Sec-independent protein translocase subunit TatA: MGGISIWQLLIIAVIVVLLFGTKKLRSVGGDLGGAVKGFKKAMNSDDDKKPLTDETETAATKQAVEAKTKTETHKNEQA; the protein is encoded by the coding sequence ATGGGCGGCATTAGCATTTGGCAATTACTTATTATCGCAGTTATCGTGGTATTACTGTTTGGAACTAAAAAACTGCGTTCAGTCGGTGGTGATCTAGGTGGAGCAGTAAAAGGTTTTAAGAAAGCCATGAACAGCGATGACGACAAAAAGCCACTGACGGATGAAACAGAAACGGCGGCAACAAAGCAAGCGGTAGAAGCTAAAACTAAAACTGAAACTCACAAGAACGAACAGGCGTAA
- the ubiB gene encoding ubiquinone biosynthesis regulatory protein kinase UbiB, whose product MSISGFKRGYHTIKVMLQYGLDKSLPSKLKPWYFRALRSCLFWLRNKHPQRSGGERFRLAMLELGPVYIKLGQMLSTRRDLLNDEWAEELAELQDRVPPFDSALARAAIEAELGVPIDSLFDDFEDTPLASASIAQVHCAVLKSTGQPVVLKVLRPNVEQKINQDLQLMEQVASRLEKIMGNSHRFRPAEIIADYKSTILGELDLKLEAINATKLRNNFTDSDALYVPYVHMEHCYKRLMVMERINGIPVSNIEQLQAQGTNFKLLAERGVELFFTQVFRDNFFHADMHPGNIFISKEHPDNPFYIGLDCGIMGTLSETDKRYLAENFLAFFNRDYQRIAQLYIESGWVSENTDVVAFEQAVKAMCDPIFQKPLDEISFGHVLLELFRTARKFEMVVQPQLILLQKTLLYIEGLGRQLYPQLDLWQTAKPFLEQWMSEQIGPKAFFDKAKANMPFWSEKLPELPELVYDNLKLGRKLLGSQQQLLQKYVRHQQQLHKSNYLLITSAVLLICGTLFYNQSVTPLLPHSFYGLGVILWIVGWRQRPKKH is encoded by the coding sequence ATGTCGATTTCAGGGTTTAAACGTGGTTATCACACCATAAAAGTCATGCTGCAATACGGTTTAGACAAATCGTTACCAAGCAAACTCAAGCCATGGTATTTTCGTGCATTACGAAGTTGTTTATTTTGGTTGCGAAACAAGCATCCTCAGCGATCTGGCGGTGAACGCTTTCGCTTGGCTATGCTCGAACTTGGCCCAGTTTATATCAAACTAGGCCAGATGTTATCGACTCGCCGAGATCTGCTCAATGATGAGTGGGCCGAAGAACTGGCCGAATTACAAGACAGAGTACCGCCGTTTGACTCAGCACTCGCCAGAGCAGCCATTGAAGCCGAGCTTGGCGTCCCCATAGATTCTCTATTTGATGATTTTGAAGACACTCCCCTTGCTTCGGCCTCCATTGCCCAAGTCCATTGTGCGGTATTGAAATCAACTGGCCAGCCTGTGGTTCTTAAAGTGCTACGGCCAAACGTTGAGCAAAAAATCAATCAAGATTTACAGCTCATGGAACAAGTGGCTTCTAGGCTAGAAAAAATCATGGGTAACAGCCATCGTTTTCGTCCTGCCGAAATTATTGCCGATTATAAAAGCACCATTTTGGGCGAGCTTGACTTAAAGCTCGAAGCCATCAATGCCACAAAGCTTCGAAACAACTTTACTGACTCTGATGCTTTGTATGTGCCTTATGTTCATATGGAGCATTGCTATAAGCGTTTAATGGTCATGGAGCGCATCAACGGCATTCCTGTCTCTAACATTGAGCAATTGCAGGCCCAAGGCACGAATTTCAAATTATTGGCTGAGCGCGGCGTTGAGCTATTTTTCACTCAAGTATTTCGGGATAACTTTTTTCACGCCGATATGCACCCCGGCAATATTTTCATCTCCAAAGAGCATCCAGACAACCCATTTTACATTGGCTTAGACTGCGGCATTATGGGTACGCTCAGTGAAACAGATAAACGCTATTTAGCTGAAAACTTTTTAGCCTTCTTTAACCGAGATTACCAGCGTATTGCTCAGCTCTATATTGAGTCGGGTTGGGTTTCAGAAAACACTGACGTTGTTGCTTTTGAGCAAGCCGTTAAAGCCATGTGTGATCCTATATTCCAAAAACCACTAGACGAAATTTCCTTTGGCCATGTGCTATTAGAGTTATTCCGCACGGCAAGAAAGTTTGAAATGGTTGTTCAGCCTCAATTAATTCTATTACAGAAGACCTTATTGTATATTGAAGGACTGGGGCGACAGTTATATCCACAATTGGATTTATGGCAAACAGCTAAGCCATTTCTAGAACAATGGATGTCAGAGCAAATCGGCCCTAAAGCATTTTTTGACAAGGCCAAGGCCAATATGCCTTTTTGGTCTGAAAAGTTGCCGGAATTGCCTGAACTCGTCTATGACAATTTAAAACTTGGACGAAAGTTGCTCGGCAGCCAGCAACAATTATTACAAAAATACGTGCGTCACCAACAACAACTGCACAAAAGTAATTACTTATTGATTACTTCTGCAGTTTTATTGATCTGTGGCACACTTTTTTACAACCAAAGTGTGACACCATTACTCCCACACAGCTTTTATGGGCTTGGTGTTATATTGTGGATTGTCGGATGGCGACAAAGACCTAAAAAACATTAA
- a CDS encoding ubiquinone biosynthesis accessory factor UbiJ: protein MISKKLAIFCVSAIETSLHQLSKQNRALSPLLHSLNGKVIEIRLKQLSWPLYFICSEQILVMSHYEGDIDVSVEADATTIYQLTEGASLTELIKADKLIIEGELATLQSFSQYLQQLQFDWAEPLSKYIGDVPTHFIQTGLTQVTSGLKGLLKSSSSHLSQLAIEEYRIAPHKLEYIAWCDRVEELHSETQALSERITRLRNSIN from the coding sequence ATGATTTCGAAAAAACTGGCGATTTTCTGTGTCAGCGCGATTGAAACCTCTTTGCACCAACTGTCGAAACAAAACAGAGCATTGAGCCCGTTGCTACACAGTCTTAATGGCAAAGTGATTGAAATCCGTCTTAAGCAATTATCTTGGCCGTTGTATTTTATTTGCAGCGAACAAATATTGGTCATGAGCCATTATGAAGGCGATATCGACGTCAGTGTTGAAGCCGATGCAACCACCATTTATCAATTGACAGAAGGTGCCAGTTTAACCGAGCTCATTAAGGCCGATAAGCTAATTATTGAAGGAGAATTAGCCACTCTCCAAAGTTTCAGCCAATACTTACAACAATTGCAATTTGATTGGGCCGAACCTTTGTCGAAATATATTGGTGATGTGCCGACGCATTTTATACAAACAGGATTAACGCAGGTCACGAGTGGGCTTAAAGGATTACTGAAAAGCAGTAGCTCACATTTATCGCAACTTGCCATTGAAGAATATCGTATTGCGCCGCATAAATTGGAATACATCGCATGGTGTGATCGAGTTGAAGAGCTACACTCTGAGACACAAGCGTTATCAGAGCGAATTACACGACTAAGGAATAGCATCAATTAA
- the ubiE gene encoding bifunctional demethylmenaquinone methyltransferase/2-methoxy-6-polyprenyl-1,4-benzoquinol methylase UbiE, with protein MSEGESKQTHFGYKTVDADKKADLVADVFHSVAAKYDIMNDVMSFGVHRFWKRFTIETAAARPGMKVLDLAGGTGDLTAKFSRLVGSKGSVTLADINDSMLKVGRDKLRDKGIIGNVSYVQANAESLPFPDNHFDIITIAFGLRNVTDKDAALRSMQRVLKPGGKLLILEFSKPKHNLMQKVYDLYSFKVIPQMGKLITNDADSYEYLAESIRMHPDQDTLKNMMIDAGLEQVDYTNLTDGVVALHRGYKF; from the coding sequence ATGTCAGAAGGTGAGTCTAAGCAAACGCACTTTGGTTATAAAACCGTAGACGCTGATAAAAAAGCCGATCTCGTTGCCGACGTTTTCCATTCAGTTGCCGCAAAATACGACATCATGAATGACGTAATGTCATTTGGTGTTCATCGTTTTTGGAAACGATTCACCATCGAAACCGCCGCCGCACGACCGGGCATGAAAGTGCTAGACTTAGCTGGCGGAACCGGCGATTTAACCGCAAAATTTTCCCGTTTAGTCGGTTCAAAAGGTTCAGTAACACTGGCTGATATCAATGACTCAATGCTAAAAGTTGGACGAGATAAATTACGCGATAAAGGCATTATCGGTAATGTCAGTTATGTGCAAGCCAATGCTGAATCCTTGCCCTTCCCTGATAATCACTTTGACATCATTACTATTGCATTTGGCCTACGTAACGTCACCGACAAAGACGCTGCGCTAAGATCCATGCAACGAGTACTTAAACCTGGTGGCAAATTGCTGATCCTTGAGTTCTCCAAGCCTAAACACAACTTGATGCAAAAAGTGTATGATTTATATAGCTTCAAAGTAATTCCACAAATGGGCAAACTGATCACCAATGACGCTGACAGCTATGAGTACTTAGCCGAATCAATCCGTATGCACCCTGATCAAGACACATTGAAAAATATGATGATTGATGCTGGCTTAGAGCAAGTTGACTACACGAATTTAACTGATGGTGTGGTAGCACTCCATCGTGGGTATAAGTTCTAA
- a CDS encoding arginase family protein: MFWFRPYTKTTISSWINHRIGETRLGDTIHVLQDSQDLPKQLDKLKAQGVKFGLIGIVEDLGPKGNLGRGGAGDGFGAAVEQWVNLQSNTFLNGNECALLGEIHTQDLQPDDNNDVSAIRNSVAKIDVRVSQLIKLILAAGIEPIAIGGGHNNAYGLLKACYETHNQPVAAVNLDPHSDFRLKEGRHSGNGFSYAAAEGFLGFYHVLGLHELKNSAKNLEQLQQFGGSWHSFQQVWIRREISLLNALDEISTMVNNTTMKLGLELDLDAIENFPSSAMTAAGIPLLDAAHYVHHMAKYCDCQYLHLAEAAPSCHPISVENGRKQVGQSLCELIYAYVQGRLSR, encoded by the coding sequence ATGTTCTGGTTCAGGCCTTACACGAAAACAACAATTTCTTCGTGGATAAATCACCGAATCGGTGAAACTCGACTTGGTGATACCATCCACGTATTGCAAGACTCGCAAGATTTACCCAAGCAATTAGACAAGCTTAAAGCTCAAGGCGTTAAATTTGGCTTGATTGGCATTGTCGAAGATTTAGGCCCCAAAGGAAATTTAGGTCGTGGAGGTGCTGGAGATGGTTTTGGCGCGGCCGTTGAGCAATGGGTTAATTTGCAATCCAATACATTTTTAAACGGTAATGAATGTGCGCTTTTGGGCGAAATCCACACTCAAGATCTACAGCCCGATGATAACAATGACGTGAGCGCAATCCGCAACAGTGTCGCCAAAATCGATGTTCGTGTTAGTCAACTCATCAAACTTATATTAGCGGCTGGCATTGAACCTATAGCCATAGGCGGCGGACACAACAACGCATACGGTCTACTGAAAGCCTGCTATGAAACTCATAACCAACCAGTAGCCGCTGTAAACCTTGATCCACATTCTGATTTTAGGCTTAAAGAAGGTCGCCACAGCGGTAACGGATTCAGTTATGCAGCGGCTGAAGGTTTTCTTGGTTTTTACCACGTGCTTGGTTTACATGAATTAAAAAACAGTGCTAAAAACCTAGAACAATTACAACAATTTGGCGGCAGTTGGCACAGTTTTCAGCAGGTTTGGATCCGCCGTGAAATCAGCCTATTGAACGCTCTCGATGAAATCAGCACTATGGTTAACAACACGACAATGAAATTAGGACTAGAACTCGACCTTGATGCTATCGAAAACTTTCCATCCAGCGCCATGACAGCCGCTGGCATCCCCTTACTCGATGCCGCTCATTATGTGCATCACATGGCAAAGTATTGTGACTGCCAATATTTGCACCTCGCCGAAGCGGCACCGTCTTGTCATCCAATATCTGTCGAAAATGGAAGAAAACAAGTTGGACAAAGTCTGTGTGAATTGATCTATGCCTATGTTCAAGGACGGTTATCAAGATAA